TTGCTACCCTCTATCAAAATTATTTCGATGCAGTGTTTAAAGAAGATGAGATCATTTTATTTGATGCCATCGAAGAGAACAAAACACTGGACTATGCGAGTATATTGATCGAACAAATCATTGCGAAAGCAGCCAAAAAGAATCTGACAGTGATTTCGATCGGTGGAGGGATTACTCAAGATTTGACTGGTTTTATTGCTTCAACACTCTATCGTGGTGTAAACTGGATTTTTGTTCCGACTACTTTTTTAGCACAGACGGACAGTTGTATCGGGAGTAAAACATCGATCAATTTTAAATCCTTTAAAAATCTATTGGGAACATTTTACCCACCGTCCAAAATCTACATCAACCCCGCTTTTTTACAAACTTTAACCCCTCTTGATTTTTATAGCGGTATCGGAGAAACGATCAAGTTTCAACTTATGAAAGAAGAACCTAATAAAAACTTTGATCAGATTATAGAAACGATCGAGAAAGCGAAACAAGATCGTACTAAGCTATTACCATTGATCGAAGATAATATGCGGGTGAAACTCTCCTATATGGAGGGTGATGAATTTGATCAGGGGCGACGCAATTTACTCAATTACGGGCATTGTTTAGGTCATGCGCTCGAGACGGTAACCGATTATTATGTTCCGCATGGTATTGCAGTGACGGTAGGGATGATTTTTGCTAATGCTGTTTCTCTGAAACGAGGGTGGATGAGTATAGAGTTATTTGATCATCTCAATGAAAAGCTCTTTGCCCCAAATATACCGCTAAATCTTGAGGATAGTCATTTTGATCGAGAACGGTTATTACAGGCAATGAAAAATGATAAAAAGCGTATCGGCAAGGCTTTAACGGCAATTATACCGGATAGCTCTTTTGCAATGCAGAAGATGGACGATATAGAAGAAGAAGAGTTTGATTATGCGTTAAACGTGACGAGAAATTTTTTAGTGGGGAGAACAATATGAATATTATCGAACG
The sequence above is drawn from the Sulfuricurvum sp. genome and encodes:
- a CDS encoding AroB-related putative sugar phosphate phospholyase (cyclizing); translation: MTQLQIHSNLRDYTVSFEENFNFLQSFREIEHKCVMIDRNVATLYQNYFDAVFKEDEIILFDAIEENKTLDYASILIEQIIAKAAKKNLTVISIGGGITQDLTGFIASTLYRGVNWIFVPTTFLAQTDSCIGSKTSINFKSFKNLLGTFYPPSKIYINPAFLQTLTPLDFYSGIGETIKFQLMKEEPNKNFDQIIETIEKAKQDRTKLLPLIEDNMRVKLSYMEGDEFDQGRRNLLNYGHCLGHALETVTDYYVPHGIAVTVGMIFANAVSLKRGWMSIELFDHLNEKLFAPNIPLNLEDSHFDRERLLQAMKNDKKRIGKALTAIIPDSSFAMQKMDDIEEEEFDYALNVTRNFLVGRTI